From a region of the Vallicoccus soli genome:
- a CDS encoding YnfA family protein encodes MLVARSALLFALAALAEIGGAWLVWQGLREQRGLLWVGAGVLALGAYGVVATLQPSAEFGRVLAAYGGVFVAGSLLWGVLVDGYRPDRWDVTGVAVCLLGVGLLMYAPRG; translated from the coding sequence GTGCTCGTCGCCCGCTCCGCGCTGCTCTTCGCGCTCGCCGCCCTCGCCGAGATCGGCGGGGCCTGGCTCGTCTGGCAGGGCCTGCGCGAGCAGCGCGGCCTGCTGTGGGTCGGGGCGGGGGTGCTGGCGCTCGGCGCGTACGGGGTCGTGGCCACCCTGCAGCCGAGCGCGGAGTTCGGGCGGGTGCTCGCCGCCTACGGCGGCGTGTTCGTCGCCGGCTCGCTGCTGTGGGGCGTGCTCGTCGACGGCTACCGGCCGGACCGCTGGGACGTCACCGGCGTCGCGGTCTGCCTCCTCGGGGTCGGCCTGCTCATGTACGCCCCGCGGGGCTGA
- a CDS encoding maleylpyruvate isomerase N-terminal domain-containing protein, protein MVADLVAHLLLDAQRALRAAATPADGPPDTDAVTYWRAEGAPDDPAGALAHAWHVRRAASAYARPDGLLAVWRDTAAAAVRAVAAAPPVVATQGHRLRRDDLVATLCAEAAAHHLDLVVDLPGAPGPSPDVLAALVRALDGLAALAGGAPPAWAPERWALVGTGRERPTAAEAAGLGPLAGRLPLLG, encoded by the coding sequence GTGGTCGCCGACCTCGTGGCGCACCTGCTGCTCGACGCCCAGCGGGCGCTGCGGGCGGCCGCCACCCCGGCCGACGGGCCACCGGACACCGACGCGGTGACGTACTGGCGCGCCGAGGGCGCGCCCGACGACCCTGCGGGTGCGCTCGCGCACGCCTGGCACGTGCGGCGCGCGGCCTCGGCGTACGCCCGCCCGGACGGGCTGCTGGCGGTCTGGCGGGACACGGCGGCCGCGGCGGTGCGGGCCGTGGCCGCCGCGCCGCCGGTCGTCGCCACCCAGGGGCACCGGCTCCGGCGCGACGACCTCGTGGCCACCCTCTGCGCCGAGGCCGCCGCGCACCACCTCGACCTCGTCGTCGACCTGCCCGGCGCGCCGGGGCCGTCGCCGGACGTCCTCGCCGCGCTCGTCCGGGCGCTCGACGGGCTCGCGGCCCTCGCCGGCGGCGCCCCGCCGGCGTGGGCGCCGGAGCGCTGGGCGCTGGTCGGCACCGGGCGGGAGCGGCCCACCGCGGCCGAGGCCGCCGGGCTGGGGCCGCTCGCCGGGCGCCTGCCGCTGCTCGGCTGA
- a CDS encoding alpha-ketoglutarate-dependent dioxygenase AlkB, which yields MALAWQDSLFGEDPAEGAGALDLHALQRRPLDERSWLDVARGWVPDHADLLDELVRTAPWRQRERRVWDADVLEPRLVAVWGADELDRLPPILRGARELLGERYGVEFDSALANLYRDGRDGVAWHGDTVRKRLPETVVVTIGLGERRRFLLRPGAAGPPAVRLDSGGGDLVVMGGRCQHEWQHTVPKDARAGTRLSVTMRHSRPLPARR from the coding sequence GTGGCGCTGGCGTGGCAGGACTCGCTGTTCGGCGAGGACCCCGCCGAGGGCGCCGGCGCGCTCGACCTGCACGCCCTGCAGCGCCGGCCCCTCGACGAGCGGTCGTGGCTCGACGTGGCCCGCGGCTGGGTGCCGGACCACGCCGACCTGCTGGACGAGCTCGTCCGCACCGCTCCCTGGCGCCAGCGCGAGCGGCGCGTGTGGGACGCCGACGTCCTCGAGCCGCGGCTCGTCGCGGTGTGGGGCGCCGACGAGCTCGACCGCCTGCCGCCCATCCTGCGCGGGGCGCGCGAGCTGCTCGGCGAGCGGTACGGCGTGGAGTTCGACTCCGCGCTGGCCAACCTCTACCGCGACGGGCGCGACGGCGTGGCCTGGCACGGGGACACCGTGCGCAAGCGGTTGCCCGAGACCGTGGTCGTGACGATCGGCCTCGGGGAGCGGCGCCGGTTCCTGCTGCGCCCCGGCGCGGCCGGGCCGCCGGCGGTGCGCCTGGACAGCGGCGGCGGCGACCTCGTGGTCATGGGCGGGCGGTGCCAGCACGAGTGGCAGCACACCGTGCCGAAGGACGCGCGCGCAGGCACCCGGCTGTCGGTGACGATGCGCCACTCCCGCCCGCTCCCCGCCCGGCGCTGA
- a CDS encoding NADH:flavin oxidoreductase/NADH oxidase: MSHLFTPLTLRGTTFRNRAWVAPMCQYTSVDGLPEDWHLVHLGALARGGAGLVLSEATAVVPEGRITPADTGIWSDEQVGAWERITRFVRAQGAVPGIQLAHAGRKASTQRPWDGDGYVEPADGGWQTVAPSPLAFGEWPVPKELSVAEIRGLVRSFADAAVRADRAGFEVAEVHAAHGYLLHEFLSPLSNHRADEYGGDLEGRSRVLVEVVDAVRAVWPERKPLFVRFSASDWVEGGSTPEETAEVARRLAPRGVDLVDVSSGGVVPDARITAGPGYQVPFARTVREVSGLPVAAVGLLTDPEQAEAVLADGSADAVLLGRELLRDPHWPLRAAHVLGDDVAWPQQYARAAWR; the protein is encoded by the coding sequence ATGAGCCACCTCTTCACGCCGCTGACGCTGCGCGGGACGACGTTCCGCAACCGGGCCTGGGTCGCGCCGATGTGCCAGTACACCTCGGTCGACGGCCTGCCCGAGGACTGGCACCTGGTGCACCTGGGCGCGCTCGCGCGCGGCGGGGCCGGTCTCGTGCTGTCCGAGGCGACCGCGGTCGTGCCCGAGGGCCGCATCACCCCCGCCGACACCGGCATCTGGTCCGACGAGCAGGTGGGCGCGTGGGAGCGCATCACCCGCTTCGTGCGCGCCCAGGGGGCCGTCCCCGGCATCCAGCTCGCGCACGCCGGCCGCAAGGCGTCCACGCAGCGCCCGTGGGACGGCGACGGCTACGTCGAGCCGGCCGACGGCGGCTGGCAGACCGTGGCGCCCTCGCCGCTGGCCTTCGGGGAGTGGCCGGTGCCCAAGGAGCTCAGCGTCGCCGAGATCCGCGGGCTGGTGCGATCGTTCGCCGACGCCGCGGTCCGCGCGGACCGGGCCGGGTTCGAGGTCGCCGAGGTCCACGCCGCGCACGGCTACCTGCTCCACGAGTTCCTCTCGCCGCTGTCCAACCACCGGGCCGACGAGTACGGCGGCGACCTCGAGGGCCGCAGCCGCGTCCTCGTCGAGGTCGTCGACGCGGTGCGGGCCGTCTGGCCGGAGCGCAAGCCGCTCTTCGTCCGCTTCAGCGCGAGCGACTGGGTCGAGGGGGGCTCCACGCCCGAGGAGACCGCCGAGGTGGCCCGCCGGCTCGCCCCGCGCGGCGTCGACCTCGTCGACGTGTCCTCCGGCGGCGTCGTGCCGGACGCCCGGATCACGGCGGGTCCCGGCTACCAGGTGCCCTTCGCCCGCACCGTCCGCGAGGTGAGCGGCCTGCCGGTGGCCGCCGTCGGCCTGCTGACCGACCCGGAGCAGGCCGAGGCCGTGCTCGCCGACGGCTCCGCCGACGCGGTGCTCCTCGGCCGCGAGCTGCTGCGCGACCCGCACTGGCCGCTGCGCGCCGCCCACGTGCTCGGCGACGACGTCGCCTGGCCGCAGCAGTACGCCCGCGCCGCCTGGCGCTGA
- a CDS encoding VOC family protein, producing the protein MQLENLVVDAADPQRLGRFWEAAVGAERLSDGPDGFETRLALEHGPVLDLCFQPVPEPPTAPPRLHVDLAGGARQGEVVDRLLALGARRLDVGQGDAPWVVLADPEGGPFCVVEERAASAGTGPVAALPLDSADPVRDAAFWSWLTGWVEVPGAAPRSLRHPSLRGPLLELCHEGGPKGAVKNRLHLDVRLEAGEDPDEVAAAVAQRGGREVHPGWGDLPWRTYADPSGNELCVLPARS; encoded by the coding sequence GTGCAGCTGGAGAACCTCGTCGTGGACGCCGCCGACCCGCAGCGGCTGGGCCGCTTCTGGGAGGCGGCGGTCGGTGCCGAGCGGCTGAGCGACGGTCCCGACGGGTTCGAGACGCGGCTCGCCCTGGAGCACGGGCCGGTGCTCGACCTGTGCTTCCAGCCCGTGCCCGAGCCGCCGACGGCCCCGCCGCGGCTCCACGTCGACCTCGCCGGCGGGGCCCGCCAGGGCGAGGTGGTCGACCGGCTGCTCGCGCTCGGCGCGCGCCGGCTCGACGTCGGCCAGGGCGACGCGCCCTGGGTGGTGCTCGCCGACCCCGAGGGCGGCCCCTTCTGCGTCGTGGAGGAGCGCGCGGCCTCCGCGGGCACCGGGCCGGTCGCGGCGCTGCCGCTGGACTCGGCGGACCCGGTGCGCGACGCGGCCTTCTGGTCCTGGCTCACCGGCTGGGTCGAGGTGCCCGGGGCGGCGCCCCGGTCGCTGCGGCACCCCTCGCTGCGCGGCCCCCTCCTCGAGCTGTGCCACGAGGGCGGGCCCAAGGGGGCGGTGAAGAACCGGCTGCACCTCGACGTCCGCCTCGAGGCGGGCGAGGACCCCGACGAGGTCGCCGCCGCCGTCGCGCAGCGGGGCGGCCGCGAGGTCCACCCGGGCTGGGGCGACCTGCCGTGGCGCACGTACGCCGACCCCTCGGGCAACGAGCTCTGCGTGCTCCCCGCGCGGTCCTGA
- a CDS encoding sulfotransferase family protein, producing MPDTAPLPVLSPPAFTGGTGRSGTTVVARMLDRHPRIARTRPWEVRFLTDRFGLCDLVEEREGGPLRRLARAALATAAPPRPLRPVGGPSAFEERLRGPWWRRTAGNGKVVGLHQGLEPEVLERALDGFRDRLREDAPAAARRLVHDLLDPPARALGRERWIETTPLNAARVDSLVRFLPDLRLVHMVRDGRDVCASVAPRYWGPDDMDSALDWWEARMLRAGRALARVPAANVLTVQLEDLVLRDREATLHRVLDFLGLDPAPGVLRFHAEHMAPRAANLGRWEQALQGADRDRFAARYDAALERLRVAGAPVPR from the coding sequence GTGCCGGACACCGCCCCCCTCCCCGTGCTCTCCCCGCCGGCCTTCACCGGCGGCACCGGCCGCAGCGGCACGACCGTCGTCGCCCGCATGCTCGACCGGCACCCGCGCATCGCCCGCACCCGGCCGTGGGAGGTCCGCTTCCTGACCGACCGCTTCGGCCTCTGCGACCTCGTCGAGGAGCGGGAGGGCGGCCCGCTGCGGCGCCTCGCCCGGGCCGCCCTGGCCACCGCCGCACCCCCGCGGCCGCTGCGCCCGGTGGGCGGGCCGAGCGCCTTCGAGGAGCGGCTGCGCGGGCCCTGGTGGCGCCGCACTGCGGGCAACGGCAAGGTCGTCGGGCTGCACCAGGGCCTGGAGCCGGAGGTGCTGGAGCGGGCGCTGGACGGCTTCCGCGACCGGCTGCGCGAGGACGCCCCGGCCGCGGCGCGCCGCCTCGTCCACGACCTGCTCGACCCGCCCGCCCGCGCGCTGGGCCGCGAGCGCTGGATCGAGACGACGCCGCTCAACGCCGCGCGCGTGGACTCGCTCGTGCGGTTCCTCCCGGACCTGCGCCTGGTCCACATGGTCCGCGACGGGCGCGACGTGTGCGCCTCGGTCGCCCCGCGCTACTGGGGCCCGGACGACATGGACTCGGCCCTGGACTGGTGGGAGGCCCGGATGCTCCGCGCCGGGCGCGCGCTGGCGCGGGTGCCCGCCGCGAACGTCCTGACGGTGCAGCTGGAGGACCTCGTCCTGCGCGACCGCGAGGCCACCCTGCACCGCGTGCTGGACTTCCTCGGGCTCGACCCGGCACCGGGCGTGCTGCGCTTCCACGCCGAGCACATGGCGCCGCGCGCGGCGAACCTGGGCCGCTGGGAGCAGGCGCTGCAGGGCGCCGACCGCGACCGCTTCGCGGCGCGCTACGACGCCGCGCTCGAGCGCCTCAGGGTCGCCGGGGCGCCGGTCCCGCGCTGA
- a CDS encoding SDR family NAD(P)-dependent oxidoreductase has product MQITDRTAALVTGGASGLGLATARALRAAGAQVVVLDLPGAPGREAAEAEGLVFAGADVTDEEGVAAAVRTAEALGDLRVAVNCAGVATPGKLLGRHGVLALEEFRRVVEVNLVGTLNVTRLAAEAMARAEPVDGERGVVVMTASVAAFDGQVGQVAYSASKGGVAAMTLPLARELARSLVRVVTVAPGVFRTPMVAGLPQPAQDSLGQQVPHPARLGEPPEYAALVEHLVRNAYLNGEVVRLDGAIRMAPR; this is encoded by the coding sequence GTGCAGATCACGGACCGCACCGCCGCGCTGGTGACGGGCGGGGCCTCCGGCCTGGGCCTGGCCACCGCCCGCGCCCTGCGCGCGGCGGGCGCGCAGGTGGTGGTGCTCGACCTGCCCGGGGCGCCGGGGCGCGAGGCGGCCGAGGCCGAGGGCCTGGTGTTCGCCGGGGCGGACGTGACCGACGAGGAGGGCGTGGCCGCGGCCGTACGGACCGCCGAGGCCCTGGGGGACCTGCGGGTCGCCGTGAACTGCGCAGGGGTCGCCACGCCCGGCAAGCTGCTCGGCCGGCACGGCGTGCTGGCGCTGGAGGAGTTCCGGCGGGTCGTCGAGGTCAACCTCGTCGGGACGCTCAACGTCACCCGCCTCGCCGCCGAGGCGATGGCCCGCGCCGAGCCGGTCGACGGCGAGCGGGGCGTCGTCGTCATGACCGCCTCCGTGGCAGCCTTCGACGGGCAGGTCGGGCAGGTCGCGTACAGCGCCAGCAAGGGCGGCGTCGCCGCCATGACGCTGCCGCTGGCCCGCGAGCTCGCCCGCTCGCTGGTGCGGGTGGTCACGGTGGCGCCGGGCGTCTTCCGCACGCCGATGGTCGCGGGGCTCCCGCAGCCCGCGCAGGACTCGCTCGGGCAGCAGGTGCCGCACCCGGCCCGGCTCGGCGAGCCGCCGGAGTACGCCGCCCTCGTCGAGCACCTCGTGCGCAACGCCTACCTCAACGGAGAGGTCGTGCGGCTCGACGGCGCGATCCGCATGGCCCCCCGGTAG
- a CDS encoding metallophosphoesterase family protein, with protein MDDTQAPALPGPDRRSVLRGALAAAAAAAAAPALAGPAAAGTTGAAGTGTAGAGRPPLLPSGPPLLCEPYLLDPSADAVRVVWHTESAGMAQVVLVGGGVADLDATQAVVAALGPRPRGPGWRRVAAETVQLSRTREDAQSQVPGRAYTAVVDRPVHRSMAHVRGLAGRTPYRVVSVDQRGRVTVTATYSLAPRGRTRRPVRLLLTSDHQLKTMTPANLEKVAATVGTELDGVLVAGDLVNVPDRASEWFDSTTGLAFFAGLSGRAGVEIAGRTYRGAPIAPSTPIYPCIGNHEVMGRWSESASLGDQFNDPQPRRVAERRWARGEAPEGYARADWVRDNSWDTTTYEEVFPYPRSPQGGPRWWSRTIGDVHVVALFVTQIWRGKGATGRGAFQEDAAALDDPTRWGYGQHVFEPVQEGSAQYRWLQRELRSPAARRARYRIVMYHHPAHGLGDNSAPPFTDPVQTVERDPLTGAVTAVRYAYPKEQDHILRDLEPLFDDARVHLVHNGHSHLWNRFRSAAGTNWLETSNVGNSYGAYDGTSGASRALPPSPDHVLQGDPGGLEPVVPTVAPLTAADGSPLPYVASNDVTCFSVLDSADGVVRSWRFDTREPGSDVVLFDEMPLA; from the coding sequence GTGGACGACACCCAGGCCCCCGCCCTCCCCGGTCCCGACCGGCGCAGCGTGCTGCGCGGCGCCCTCGCCGCGGCCGCCGCCGCCGCGGCCGCCCCCGCCCTCGCCGGCCCCGCCGCGGCCGGGACGACCGGCGCCGCCGGCACGGGCACGGCCGGCGCCGGGCGCCCGCCCCTGCTGCCCAGCGGCCCGCCGCTGCTGTGCGAGCCGTACCTGCTGGACCCCTCGGCGGACGCCGTCCGCGTCGTCTGGCACACCGAGTCCGCCGGCATGGCGCAGGTCGTGCTCGTGGGCGGCGGCGTCGCCGACCTCGACGCGACGCAGGCCGTCGTCGCCGCCCTCGGCCCGCGCCCGCGCGGGCCCGGCTGGCGCCGGGTCGCCGCCGAGACCGTGCAGCTGAGCCGCACCCGCGAGGACGCCCAGTCCCAGGTGCCGGGGCGCGCCTACACCGCCGTGGTGGACCGGCCGGTGCACCGCAGCATGGCCCACGTGCGCGGGCTGGCGGGGCGGACGCCGTACCGCGTCGTGTCGGTCGACCAGCGGGGCCGGGTGACGGTCACGGCGACGTACTCCCTCGCCCCGCGCGGGCGCACCCGCCGGCCGGTGCGGCTGCTGCTCACCAGCGACCACCAGCTCAAGACCATGACGCCGGCGAACCTGGAGAAGGTCGCCGCCACCGTCGGCACCGAGCTCGACGGCGTCCTCGTCGCCGGCGACCTGGTCAACGTGCCCGACCGCGCCAGCGAGTGGTTCGACAGCACCACCGGCCTCGCGTTCTTCGCGGGCCTGTCGGGCCGTGCGGGCGTCGAGATCGCCGGTCGCACGTACCGCGGCGCGCCCATCGCGCCCTCCACGCCGATCTACCCGTGCATCGGCAACCACGAGGTCATGGGGCGCTGGTCGGAGAGCGCTTCCCTGGGCGACCAGTTCAACGACCCGCAGCCGCGCCGCGTCGCCGAGCGCCGCTGGGCGCGCGGCGAGGCGCCCGAGGGCTACGCCCGCGCCGACTGGGTGCGCGACAACTCCTGGGACACCACGACGTACGAGGAGGTGTTCCCGTACCCGCGCAGCCCGCAGGGCGGCCCGCGCTGGTGGTCCCGCACCATCGGCGACGTCCACGTCGTCGCGCTCTTCGTCACGCAGATCTGGCGCGGCAAGGGCGCGACCGGGCGCGGCGCCTTCCAGGAGGACGCGGCGGCCCTCGACGACCCGACCCGCTGGGGGTACGGCCAGCACGTCTTCGAGCCGGTGCAGGAGGGGTCCGCCCAGTACCGGTGGCTCCAGCGCGAGCTGCGCAGCCCCGCGGCCCGTCGGGCGCGCTACCGGATCGTCATGTACCACCACCCGGCGCACGGGCTCGGCGACAACTCCGCGCCGCCGTTCACCGACCCGGTGCAGACCGTCGAGCGCGACCCGCTGACGGGCGCGGTGACCGCGGTGCGCTACGCGTACCCGAAGGAGCAGGACCACATCCTGCGCGACCTCGAGCCGCTCTTCGACGACGCCCGCGTGCACCTGGTGCACAACGGCCACTCGCACCTGTGGAACCGGTTCCGCAGCGCCGCCGGCACCAACTGGCTGGAGACCTCGAACGTCGGCAACAGCTACGGGGCGTACGACGGGACGTCCGGCGCCAGCCGCGCCCTGCCGCCGTCGCCGGACCACGTCCTGCAGGGCGACCCCGGCGGCCTGGAGCCGGTGGTGCCCACGGTCGCGCCGCTCACGGCGGCGGACGGCAGCCCGCTGCCGTACGTCGCGAGCAACGACGTCACGTGCTTCTCGGTGCTCGACTCCGCGGACGGCGTGGTGCGCTCGTGGCGCTTCGACACCCGGGAGCCGGGGTCCGACGTCGTGCTCTTCGACGAGATGCCGCTGGCCTGA
- a CDS encoding OsmC family peroxiredoxin codes for MPTRTARTAWNGTLQDGSGQVELSSSKVGTYDVSFPKRAADDAGGTTSPEELIAAAHSSCYAMQLSALIAQAGGTPQSLDVRADVTLSPDPAGGFRISGIALTVRGEVEGLDADGFAKAAEGAKAGCPVSKALTGTEITLDAALES; via the coding sequence ATGCCCACCCGCACCGCCCGCACCGCCTGGAACGGCACCCTGCAGGACGGCTCCGGCCAGGTCGAGCTGTCGAGCTCGAAGGTCGGCACGTACGACGTCTCGTTCCCCAAGCGCGCGGCCGACGACGCCGGCGGCACGACGAGCCCCGAGGAGCTCATCGCGGCCGCGCACTCGTCCTGCTACGCCATGCAGCTCTCGGCGCTCATCGCCCAGGCTGGCGGCACGCCCCAGAGCCTGGACGTGCGGGCCGACGTCACCCTCTCGCCGGACCCCGCCGGAGGCTTCCGCATCAGCGGGATCGCGCTGACGGTGCGCGGCGAGGTCGAGGGGCTCGACGCGGACGGGTTCGCGAAGGCCGCCGAGGGCGCCAAGGCCGGCTGCCCGGTCAGCAAGGCCCTCACCGGCACGGAGATCACGCTCGACGCGGCCCTGGAGTCCTGA
- a CDS encoding App1 family protein: MHVGALVEDAVRGVLAGWLRRRGWRPRVLPYTGYGAGGRVRVLARVLLTAPSVRADDAGELHRGWRAFLSMPVPGVRVEAEVGGAVHPLVSDRGGYVDAEVPSDLGPGWHRVVLAVPGGRAAAGDVRVVDPGAEVAVVSDIDDTAMVTFLPRPLIAAWNTFVLREHARRPVPGMAALLREAAAAHGDAPVLYLSTGAWNVAPTLRRFLALHGFPPGPLLLTDWGPTATGWFRDGAAHKRQALARLARELPGVRFLLVGDDGQRDPVIYGEVAAERPGTVLAVAIRELTATEHALSHGLVPAVPGGPHGEPVTWVSAPDGYGLAAALRREGVLPAGGALSAGPAPRRP; encoded by the coding sequence GTGCACGTCGGAGCCCTGGTCGAGGACGCGGTCCGCGGCGTGCTCGCGGGCTGGCTGCGGCGGCGGGGCTGGCGGCCCCGGGTGCTGCCCTACACCGGGTACGGCGCCGGCGGGCGGGTGCGCGTGCTCGCCCGCGTGCTGCTCACCGCGCCGTCGGTGCGCGCCGACGACGCCGGCGAGCTGCACCGGGGCTGGCGCGCGTTCCTGTCGATGCCCGTACCGGGCGTGCGGGTGGAGGCGGAGGTCGGCGGCGCGGTGCACCCGCTCGTGAGCGACCGCGGCGGGTACGTCGACGCCGAGGTGCCGTCGGACCTGGGTCCGGGGTGGCACCGGGTCGTGCTCGCCGTCCCCGGCGGGCGGGCGGCCGCGGGCGACGTGCGGGTCGTCGACCCCGGCGCCGAGGTGGCCGTCGTGAGCGACATCGACGACACGGCGATGGTGACGTTCCTGCCGCGCCCGCTCATCGCCGCCTGGAACACGTTCGTGCTCCGCGAGCACGCCCGCCGGCCGGTGCCCGGCATGGCGGCGCTGCTGCGCGAGGCGGCGGCCGCGCACGGCGACGCGCCGGTGCTCTACCTGTCCACCGGCGCCTGGAACGTCGCGCCGACGCTGCGCCGCTTCCTCGCGCTGCACGGCTTCCCGCCCGGCCCGCTGCTGCTCACCGACTGGGGTCCGACGGCGACCGGGTGGTTCCGGGACGGGGCGGCGCACAAGCGCCAGGCGCTGGCCCGCCTCGCCCGCGAGCTGCCCGGCGTGCGCTTCCTGCTCGTCGGCGACGACGGGCAGCGCGACCCGGTGATCTACGGCGAGGTAGCGGCGGAGCGGCCGGGGACGGTCCTGGCCGTCGCGATCCGCGAGCTGACCGCCACCGAGCACGCGCTCTCCCACGGGCTCGTGCCGGCGGTGCCCGGCGGTCCGCACGGCGAGCCGGTCACCTGGGTCAGCGCCCCGGACGGGTACGGCCTCGCCGCGGCGCTGCGCCGCGAGGGCGTCCTGCCGGCGGGGGGCGCGCTCAGCGCGGGACCGGCGCCCCGGCGACCCTGA
- a CDS encoding MarR family winged helix-turn-helix transcriptional regulator: MTTPAEAVPRTADDAALSLEAQLCFALYSASRAMTGTYRPLLEPLGLTYPQYLVMLVLWQDGPTTVGRLGRKLQLDSGTLSPLLTRLETAGLIERRRHVGDDRVVDVHPTEQGRALRERALAVREGACEAVGMSDRERDALIVELRTLAARLGQR; the protein is encoded by the coding sequence ATGACGACTCCTGCCGAGGCCGTTCCGCGCACGGCTGACGACGCTGCGCTGTCGCTGGAGGCGCAGCTCTGCTTCGCGCTCTACAGCGCGTCACGCGCCATGACGGGCACGTACCGCCCGCTCCTGGAGCCGCTGGGCCTGACCTACCCCCAGTACCTCGTCATGCTGGTCCTGTGGCAGGACGGCCCGACGACGGTGGGCCGGCTCGGGCGCAAGCTCCAGCTCGACTCCGGCACCCTGAGCCCGCTGCTGACCCGCCTGGAGACGGCCGGGCTCATCGAGCGGCGCCGGCACGTGGGCGACGACCGCGTCGTCGACGTGCACCCGACGGAGCAGGGGCGGGCGCTGCGCGAGCGGGCCCTCGCGGTCCGCGAGGGTGCCTGCGAGGCCGTGGGCATGTCCGACCGCGAGCGCGACGCGCTCATCGTCGAGCTGCGCACGCTCGCGGCCCGGCTCGGGCAGCGCTAG
- a CDS encoding SRPBCC family protein, with translation MAEFEASRTVPVPPERLFEVAADVERMAAWVPMADEVHGAGADRVHLDGRDGEQDALFRARPEQRRLEWGTEADGSYAGWLQVYASGTDDRASEVNLHLSFLGDQPQAHGGAAARDVQAELERALEALAGLATSG, from the coding sequence ATGGCTGAGTTCGAGGCGTCCCGCACCGTCCCCGTGCCCCCCGAGCGGCTCTTCGAGGTCGCCGCCGACGTCGAGCGGATGGCGGCGTGGGTGCCGATGGCCGACGAGGTGCACGGCGCCGGGGCGGACCGGGTCCACCTCGACGGCCGCGACGGCGAGCAGGACGCGCTCTTCCGCGCCCGCCCCGAGCAGCGCCGCCTCGAGTGGGGCACCGAGGCCGACGGCAGCTACGCCGGCTGGCTCCAGGTCTACGCCTCCGGGACCGACGACCGGGCCAGCGAGGTCAACCTCCACCTGTCGTTCCTCGGCGACCAGCCGCAGGCGCACGGCGGGGCCGCGGCCCGCGACGTGCAGGCCGAGCTGGAGCGCGCGCTGGAGGCGCTGGCCGGGCTCGCGACGTCGGGCTGA
- a CDS encoding NAD-dependent epimerase/dehydratase family protein — MPDQPRRVAVTGAAGRLGRAVTADLAAHGYDVLSLDRVRPAEVVGQFLEVDLTSYGEVVEALAGVDEHRPADAVVHLAAIPAPGLRTNAVTFANNARSSYDVYAAARAVGIRDIVWASSETVLGLPFDTPPPYVPVDEEYAPRPESTYSLVKVLEEEMARQLCRWDPGLKMVGLRFSNVMHVEDYAQFPAFDADPLLRKWNLWGYVDARDGAQAVRLALEHPARGADVFVVANADTVMSRSSASLVAEVFPGVEVRGDLGEHETLLSIAKARRVLGYEPRHSWRDHV, encoded by the coding sequence GTGCCCGACCAGCCCCGCCGCGTCGCCGTCACCGGGGCCGCCGGCCGCCTCGGCCGCGCCGTCACCGCCGACCTCGCCGCCCACGGGTACGACGTCCTCTCCCTCGACCGGGTCCGCCCGGCCGAGGTCGTGGGCCAGTTCCTCGAGGTGGACCTCACGAGCTACGGCGAGGTCGTGGAGGCCCTCGCCGGCGTCGACGAGCACCGCCCCGCCGACGCCGTCGTGCACCTCGCGGCGATCCCGGCCCCCGGGCTGCGCACGAACGCCGTGACCTTCGCGAACAACGCGCGCAGCAGCTACGACGTCTACGCCGCGGCCCGCGCGGTCGGCATCCGCGACATCGTCTGGGCCTCGAGCGAGACCGTGCTCGGGCTGCCCTTCGACACCCCGCCGCCGTACGTCCCGGTCGACGAGGAGTACGCCCCGCGCCCGGAGTCGACGTACTCGCTCGTCAAGGTGCTCGAGGAGGAGATGGCCCGCCAGCTGTGCCGGTGGGACCCGGGGCTGAAGATGGTCGGGCTGCGCTTCTCCAACGTCATGCACGTCGAGGACTACGCGCAGTTCCCGGCGTTCGACGCGGACCCGCTGCTGCGCAAGTGGAACCTCTGGGGCTACGTCGACGCCCGCGACGGCGCGCAGGCGGTGCGCCTCGCGCTGGAGCACCCCGCGCGCGGCGCCGACGTCTTCGTCGTCGCGAACGCCGACACGGTGATGTCGCGCAGCAGCGCCTCGCTCGTCGCGGAGGTGTTCCCCGGCGTCGAGGTGCGCGGCGACCTCGGCGAGCACGAGACCCTGCTCAGCATCGCCAAGGCCCGCCGCGTCCTCGGGTACGAGCCCCGGCACTCCTGGCGCGACCACGTCTAG